The following proteins are encoded in a genomic region of Brachypodium distachyon strain Bd21 chromosome 1, Brachypodium_distachyon_v3.0, whole genome shotgun sequence:
- the LOC104581625 gene encoding uncharacterized protein LOC104581625 isoform X2: protein MDAEEWYSATPEASRAAPAGLVVDAFAGVGGNSIQFAARGCYVVAVEIDPHKVELARHNARIYGLEDMIEFVVGDFFRLAPYLKGEDVHEAVWEGRIEVREDVLQGESDELAPAKKDAPEKMVNVEGVGEVDNNTLLDDAISGGPLVDPVLPGGALREVVEANVEEEGDLHVENADMRRLLSTRTTTYPVMLASTFKVLTWLIMRPNMEEDQDTKRSYNAKYGN from the exons ATGGACGCCGAGGAATGGTACTCCGCCACCCCGGAGgcctcccgcgccgcgcccgccggcctcgtcgtcgacgcattcgccggcgtcggcggcaaCTCCATCCAATTCGCCGCCAG GGGTTGCTACGTGGTCGCGGTGGAGATCGATCCCCACAAGGTGGAGCTGGCCAGGCACAATGCGAGGATCTATGGGTTGGAGGACATGATCGAGTTCGTGGTCGGCGATTTCTTTCGGCTTGCGCCTTACCTGAAg GGGGAGGACGTGCATGAGGCCGTCTGGGAAGGTCGCATTGAAGTTCGTGAAGATGTTTTGCAGGGTGAAAGCGATGAACTCgcacccgcaaaaaaagacGCCCCCGAGAAGATGGTAAACGTTGAAGGGGTTGGTGAAGTGGACAACAATACCCTTCTGGATGACGCCATCTCTGGTGGTCCACTCGTCGATCCGGTTCTTCCCGGGGGAGCCCTTAGGGAGGTGGTTGAAGCCAACgttgaggaagaaggcgacctCCACGTCGAGAACGCCGATATGCGGAGGCTGCTCTCTACGCGGACCACAACCTATCCTGTGATGCTTGCGAGTACATTCAAAGTACTCACCTGGCTTATTATGAGGCCAAACatggaagaagatcaagataCCAAAAGAAGTTACAATGCTAAGTATGGGAACTAG
- the LOC104581625 gene encoding uncharacterized protein LOC104581625 isoform X1 — MVLRHPGGLPRRARRPRRRRIRRRRRQLHPIRRQVRAVELPSCLFRSRSCALTWWPPASRPRHCWGCYVVAVEIDPHKVELARHNARIYGLEDMIEFVVGDFFRLAPYLKGEDVHEAVWEGRIEVREDVLQGESDELAPAKKDAPEKMVNVEGVGEVDNNTLLDDAISGGPLVDPVLPGGALREVVEANVEEEGDLHVENADMRRLLSTRTTTYPVMLASTFKVLTWLIMRPNMEEDQDTKRSYNAKYGN; from the exons ATGGTACTCCGCCACCCCGGAGgcctcccgcgccgcgcccgccggcctcgtcgtcgacgcattcgccggcgtcggcggcaaCTCCATCCAATTCGCCGCCAGGTACGCGCCGTTGAACTCCCTTCGTGCCTTTTCCGTTCCAGGTCCTGCGCGCTAAcctggtggccgccggcaTCTCGCCCTCGTCATTGCTGGGGTTGCTACGTGGTCGCGGTGGAGATCGATCCCCACAAGGTGGAGCTGGCCAGGCACAATGCGAGGATCTATGGGTTGGAGGACATGATCGAGTTCGTGGTCGGCGATTTCTTTCGGCTTGCGCCTTACCTGAAg GGGGAGGACGTGCATGAGGCCGTCTGGGAAGGTCGCATTGAAGTTCGTGAAGATGTTTTGCAGGGTGAAAGCGATGAACTCgcacccgcaaaaaaagacGCCCCCGAGAAGATGGTAAACGTTGAAGGGGTTGGTGAAGTGGACAACAATACCCTTCTGGATGACGCCATCTCTGGTGGTCCACTCGTCGATCCGGTTCTTCCCGGGGGAGCCCTTAGGGAGGTGGTTGAAGCCAACgttgaggaagaaggcgacctCCACGTCGAGAACGCCGATATGCGGAGGCTGCTCTCTACGCGGACCACAACCTATCCTGTGATGCTTGCGAGTACATTCAAAGTACTCACCTGGCTTATTATGAGGCCAAACatggaagaagatcaagataCCAAAAGAAGTTACAATGCTAAGTATGGGAACTAG